The DNA window ATCAATTTATAAGCATGATCAAACGCTTCTTTACTCTGACGGTATGGATCAGGAATATCTTGCTTTTTCAACCAGTGACTAAACAACATGGTTTTACCCCGCGCTTCTGGTGCAATGTTAGTTACAGCATTGATATGGCCTTGCTCCATCACTAAGATCAAATCAAATTCATGACACAATGCCGATGTAAGTTGACGACCTTGATGACCCGCTAAGGTAATACCGTGCTCTTCTGCAACTTGGCAAGCTAGTTTATCGGCCGGCTTACCGACAAGCGCACCAACGCCTGCCGATGCGATATTTTTATTCGGCAATAACGACTTAAGTAAATATTCACCTGATGGTGAGCGGCAAATATTACCCACGCACACAACTAAAATATTATTAAACATAACAACAACCTTTCGATTAATTCTTCAATTCAGGATTCATAAATTACCAAGCACGAACACGGTTAATTCCTTCAGTCAGGTTATTAAAGCCTGATATTGTTGGTAATATCTGGCCAATAACTCGATTCCAACGGGTAATAGGTGCCGCGGTAACATAGACTATATCATAAGGTTTTAATTCAAACTCTGTACCAATCACTAGCGCAGCTGCATTCGTAATATCTAATTGATAAATATCTGCAATGATATTGCTTTCAGTATCAGTCTTAGTGCCTAATTCAACAGTACGATTAGCGCGAACCACAAAGATACCGGTAGCATCTGCAGCCAATTGATTAATACCACCAACATTACTTAATGCTTCAGTCAAACTCATGCCTGCACGGTCAATTTTTAATAGTTTAGGTTCGTTAACTTCACCCATGACAAACACTTTTTGACCATCATTTCGTGGTACATGCACAATATCGCCAGCAAGTAATAAACGGTTTTGGGTTAAATCACCGCGTTGCATTAAGGCATGTAAAGACAATGTTTGCTCAACACCTTGACGCGTTAACGTGACATTACGCCAATCAGCATCAACGGCTAAGCCTCCAGCGCGATTGACAGCGTCTAATAAGGTTAACGGTACATTACTAATAAATTGTTGACCTGGCTTATTCACTTCACCCGTAATATAGGTTTTTTTAGATCGAAATGCCGCAACATTAACATCGACCTGTGGGCTCTCAATAAATGTGGCTAATTTTTCCGTCATCATAGCGCGGATCTCTGTCACAGTTTTACCAGCTACGGGAACAAAGCCTATATAAGGATAAAAAATAGTGCCATCGGCATGTACCCAGTTACCCGATTCACTTGAACTGCGGTAAGAGCCTGCTGGAATAGTTAATTCAGGATGGTCCCAAATCGTTACATTTAGAATATCACCCGCTCCTACACGGTATTCATAGACGGCTAACTTCATATCGAGTTCAGGATTAACCTTCGCACTCAAACGAGGTGCTTTATAAGCTGCCATTTTGTCAGCTGTTAATGGATAAAGATTAACACGTTCTAAAATATCCTTTGTTTCTGAGCTCTCATCATTGGTACTTGCAGATACCTGTTTATTTGCTACATTTAGGTAAGAACCAGGTACTGTGCAACCAGCTAAAATTACAGGTAAAGCAACAGCTAGCAGTAATTTTTTATAATGCTTCATATGATCCAATTTTTATTTTTAAATAAAGCGGGACTATACCGCTATGATGGGAGAGAGAAAGGCACGCTACCGCCCTAGGGTTGCAGTACCCCAAGACCGATAATTAACTAAATTATAATTTTTAAAATATTGGTACGAAGTAATAAAACAGTGATTCATTTTTTTATTACTCTGTCCCCCTTCAAAAAGGAGCGCAATACTCGCATATTCGCTTACTTTGAGCAAGCAATAAATCACTCCCTAATAGATAACTAAATATCATTAGATATGTCATTAACCATGCTATTAAATATAATAAAAATCATTTGGTATTGATAGCTAAATGATCAACCAACCTCAACAACATAGCAGTCATGATAATAGCGATGAAGTAGACCTTTTTGAGCTATTTTCCACTCTATGGCAAGAAAAGCTAAAGATAATCTCAGTAACACTCGTATTTATGACAGTCGCTCTTGTTTATGCTTTAAATGCCACTGAGACTTGGTCAGTAAGCGCCACAATTGATACCCCTACTTCACAACAAATAAAGCAATATAATCTCAATCGGGTACTGATTAACGAAGGTATTAAGACATTAAAAAATAATGCAGGATTAAACAACAGTACTGAACAAGTGATTAATATTACCAACAACAACAACAACAACGGCAACGACAACGACAACGACAGCAACGAGCTACCCAATATTAAAGAATTACATGAGTTATTTGTTAGTGAAGCGCGGATGACTACTAACCAAGTTAAGTTTTTTAAAAGTCAGTCATTATTTAAAGCCATAGTGGAAGAAGAACAGCTTGATCTAATCGCACAAAACAACTATGCGTATGAATGGGTAGAGAATAATATATCCTTTACTGCGGAGAATCTTAAAAAAGTCAATTTTAATAACAAGATTGGTACTAGTATGAGTATCAGTGCGATCAAACCCGCAAATGCATTAGCGCTTAATCAGGCTTATCTCAACTTTATTAATGAGATAATAATGACACGTCTTCGTAATCTCATATCCTCAGAATTATCTCTAGCCCTGCAACAGCTCGTTAGCTATAACGAAAACACAACCAGTACCAAAAAAATCATACTCGAACAAAAAATAAACGACATTGCGATTAATATTCAAATCGCAAAAAGAGCAAATATTAAAAACTTTGTGACTCAAAATATTTCGCTCGAATCAGTACCTGAATATGCCAAAGGTTACGAAATATTATCAGCAGAGAAATTTGTATTAAATCAACAACTGGCTAGTTATGAAAACAATACAGTGACAAATAGCAACGCCTTATTAATAAACAAATGGCGTAATTACGATAAAACGATGCAACTCGATGATTTTAACTTTTATCGCTTTACAGATGAACCTAAATTACCAAAAACACGTGATAAGCCAAAACGTGCGCTTATTCTAGTATTAGGGACGTTACTTGGTTTAATGCTTGGTGTTGCATATGTATTAGTTATGAGTGCAGTTCGCAATCATAATAAACCTAAAGAAGCTTAATTCCTTCCTGTTATACATTTGAGATCAAAAAAGCCTAATGGAGACATTAGGCTTTTTATTTTTACTGATTAAGAGTTAATCCAAACGTTACAGTTTTGCGATTAACTGCCAAGACGTTTGGCCACTCGCCCAATACTTACGCTCAAATGGTGTGGTTGCTTCTAATGCTTTGTACGTCTGTAAGTCACTTTTTACATTCGCCAGTAATAAAGCATGCTGAAATTCTTGTAAATATAATTGCCAGTTACTGCGCAGTTCTAATTCGCCACCTAACGCTAAGATTGACGGGAATACCGCAGCACCATGCCAGCGTCGTTGTAAATGTTTAGCTTTTGGCCATGGGTTTGGATACAAAATATAATGTTTATGTAACTGCCAACCTGCATCCACGGCTAAACGCCACAGATCGTTTAAATCAACCTGAAATAAGTGATATACCTGTCCATCGATTTGATGAGCATGGCGGTGCTGTTCATTACGGTCTAGACGGTCGGCTGATTTATCCATACCAAACACCAAACAGTCAGGGTGCAACAGTGCGATCTTAGCGGTACTTTCACCAACGCCACAGCAAGAATCAAAAATAATCGGACGAGGGTCTGCGGCTACAATCGCTTGCATCTGTTCAAACGCTTCAACTGTATGTTGGCGGTATGGCTTACGGAATTTGTGCTTAAGATGTTTTAATACAACTTCATCTAGGTGCTCGTTTAAGCCCGTTTGGTTAGTTGTTATCTCTCGAGAGTTACCCATCGAATCGTCTTGTGTTGTTTGCTGCTGAGTATTCATTTATTTTACCGATTTTTAATATTAGTGATAATTCCTCCCTTCTTATCTATTAATAAAAACAGGGGGAAGAACTAAGAACAAGTCTGCTTTATTAACTTCTTAAACCCACACCTTTACTGATCAGACAATAAACTAAACTGTATAGCACGGTAATAAAACCGATAATGACAGTAAATGAGTAGAATAAAGGGATGTTTTCGATACCTAAGAAACCATTACGGAATGCACTAACCATATAAATGATGGGATTGGCGTGGGAAATAGTTTCCCATACTGGTGGTAACAGTGACGTTGAATAAAATACACCACCTAAATAGGTCAATGGCGTTAATACAAACGTAGGGATAATCGAAACATCATCAAAGCTTTTGGCAAAGATAGCATTTAACAAACCTGCTAACGAAAATAAGATAGAGGTAAATAATAATGTGGTAACGATCACCAATATGCTGTGTATTTGTAATGGTACAAAGAACAGCGACACACCAGTCACAATAAAGCCAACGAGTAAACCACGTGTGACACCACCACCGACATAACCAGCGATAATAATATAAGAGGGTACTGGAGATACTAATAATTCTTCAATATTCCCCTGAAATTTAGCGCTGTAAAACGACGACGCGACATTAGAGTAAGAATTGGTGATCACCGACATCATGATCAAACCAGGTACAATAAATGCCATGTAGCTAAATCCTTCCATCTGGCCGACACGAGAACCAATTAGGTTACCGAAGATGACAAAGTACAACGACATGGTGATTGCTGGCGGTACTAACGTTTGTACCCAAATACGCATAAAGCGGGTTATCTCTTTATTTAGAATACTGTTAAACGCGATTAAATAATTTTTATTCATTTTGCTAACCCACTTAAATCTTTGTTACGCCCTTGCTCGACTATATCCATGAATAACGCTTCGAGACGGTTTTCTTTATTACGAATCCCCTGAACTTGAATGTTCATTGTCGCCAATTGCGCGAATAACGCATTTAACCCGCGATGCTTAGCCACATCCACTTCTAAGGTATGATCATCCAATAATCGACAGCTGTAACCATCTAATTCAGGGTTGATTAACTGGCTGTTGATATCAAGTCGACTCTTTATATCAAGTAAATAGGATTCACTATTTAATTGCGATAACAGGGCTTTCATTGAGGTATTCTCAATCAGCAAACCTTTATCAATGATACCTATATTCCGGCATAACATTTCAGCTTCTTCTAAATAATGCGTGGTAAGAATAATAGTA is part of the Moritella viscosa genome and encodes:
- the wzb gene encoding low molecular weight protein-tyrosine-phosphatase; this encodes MFNNILVVCVGNICRSPSGEYLLKSLLPNKNIASAGVGALVGKPADKLACQVAEEHGITLAGHQGRQLTSALCHEFDLILVMEQGHINAVTNIAPEARGKTMLFSHWLKKQDIPDPYRQSKEAFDHAYKLIEASANAWAKKIG
- the wza gene encoding polysaccharide export protein, whose protein sequence is MKHYKKLLLAVALPVILAGCTVPGSYLNVANKQVSASTNDESSETKDILERVNLYPLTADKMAAYKAPRLSAKVNPELDMKLAVYEYRVGAGDILNVTIWDHPELTIPAGSYRSSSESGNWVHADGTIFYPYIGFVPVAGKTVTEIRAMMTEKLATFIESPQVDVNVAAFRSKKTYITGEVNKPGQQFISNVPLTLLDAVNRAGGLAVDADWRNVTLTRQGVEQTLSLHALMQRGDLTQNRLLLAGDIVHVPRNDGQKVFVMGEVNEPKLLKIDRAGMSLTEALSNVGGINQLAADATGIFVVRANRTVELGTKTDTESNIIADIYQLDITNAAALVIGTEFELKPYDIVYVTAAPITRWNRVIGQILPTISGFNNLTEGINRVRAW
- a CDS encoding lipopolysaccharide biosynthesis protein; protein product: MINQPQQHSSHDNSDEVDLFELFSTLWQEKLKIISVTLVFMTVALVYALNATETWSVSATIDTPTSQQIKQYNLNRVLINEGIKTLKNNAGLNNSTEQVINITNNNNNNGNDNDNDSNELPNIKELHELFVSEARMTTNQVKFFKSQSLFKAIVEEEQLDLIAQNNYAYEWVENNISFTAENLKKVNFNNKIGTSMSISAIKPANALALNQAYLNFINEIIMTRLRNLISSELSLALQQLVSYNENTTSTKKIILEQKINDIAINIQIAKRANIKNFVTQNISLESVPEYAKGYEILSAEKFVLNQQLASYENNTVTNSNALLINKWRNYDKTMQLDDFNFYRFTDEPKLPKTRDKPKRALILVLGTLLGLMLGVAYVLVMSAVRNHNKPKEA
- a CDS encoding putative methyltransferase, yielding MNTQQQTTQDDSMGNSREITTNQTGLNEHLDEVVLKHLKHKFRKPYRQHTVEAFEQMQAIVAADPRPIIFDSCCGVGESTAKIALLHPDCLVFGMDKSADRLDRNEQHRHAHQIDGQVYHLFQVDLNDLWRLAVDAGWQLHKHYILYPNPWPKAKHLQRRWHGAAVFPSILALGGELELRSNWQLYLQEFQHALLLANVKSDLQTYKALEATTPFERKYWASGQTSWQLIAKL
- a CDS encoding ABC transporter, permease component; translated protein: MNKNYLIAFNSILNKEITRFMRIWVQTLVPPAITMSLYFVIFGNLIGSRVGQMEGFSYMAFIVPGLIMMSVITNSYSNVASSFYSAKFQGNIEELLVSPVPSYIIIAGYVGGGVTRGLLVGFIVTGVSLFFVPLQIHSILVIVTTLLFTSILFSLAGLLNAIFAKSFDDVSIIPTFVLTPLTYLGGVFYSTSLLPPVWETISHANPIIYMVSAFRNGFLGIENIPLFYSFTVIIGFITVLYSLVYCLISKGVGLRS